ATCCGTATATGTTTCATCGAAAGCTAGCTGCCGGTAGGTTTGAAATAGTATTTCACTGAACAAGACTATCAAACAGGCAAATACAGTCAAATACAAAACACTGATATAATCATGTTGTTTTAATATTCTCCTGAACACAACATGAAACAGTACTTCCCAACATACTATTATGAACAATCCGAAAACATTTATTGGAGTACCAGGAATGTGCTCAGGCAGATATTCACGCACCAATAACAGATCAATAAACAATATGGCGGTTAGCACCAGTACGCAGACAAGCAGTAATTTTCTATGGTCGGGCAAGGGAGTGGGTTTAGATAAGGGGTAAAAAGAACCCCCGACGGTACTGTCGGGGGAAGTAATTTATTTCACTTTTGTATCTACAAGTAGGGTTGACCGGGCACCGAGCTCGCGGGCTACCCGCATTACCGCCACTACATCTTCGAGCGGAACCGTTTTATCGGCATTGATCGCAATGGTGGCCTGCGAAGAATCTTTCATTACATAAGGCTGCATAAAGGCCTTCATTTCTTCTATCGTGATCTGTTTACCATTGATGATGTATTCACCGGTTGGTTTTATGTTCACGATAACCGTTTGTTTGGCCTTGGTATCGCTCTTGGCCTTGGGCTGTGATAACTTGATCACATTCGGATTGGCCAGCGTAGATACGATGAGGAAGAAGAACAACAGGATGAACAGGATGTCGTTCAACGCACCTGCATGCAGTTCCGGATGTCCTTTTAATCTTCTTCTTAAATTCATTTATCTGTGTTTAGAATTATCGTGTTGGTTCCTGCAAAATATCAATGAATTCTGCACTGGCAGCTTCCATGCGGTTCACTGTTTTATCTATCTGGGCATTTAGGAAGTTGTATCCTACATACGCCAGCAAACCGATGATCAACCCGGATGCAGAGGTGATCATTTTCGTATAAATACCACCTGCGATCTGGGCCGGGGTAAACTCGCCCGATGCATTGATATTATAGAACAACTGCAACATCCCGAAGATGGTTCCCAGGAACCCGAACATGGGCGCAATACCATACACCAATGATAAAACCGACAGGTTACGTTCCATTTTATACACTTCCAATTTGCCTACATTTTCCATGCTCTTTTCAATAGCCTCGATAGGCTTGCCTATACGTTGTAACCCTTTGTCGATGATGCGGGCAACGGGGTTGGGCGTATTTTTAGCCAGTGACCGTGCTGCCGACACATTACCACTAAAGATATTATCACGTATAATATACATGAAATTGGGGTCAATTTTACTGGCCTTGCTAATGGCAATAAGCCGTTCAAAAAAGAAAAATACGGCCAGTACGAACAACAATCCCAGCGGGATCATAATGGGACCACCATTGCTAAGCATATCCATTACATTCATAGTATGCTCGCCCTGAGGGGCGCCGGCAGTGGCTGCTTTTTGTAAAGAGTCGGCGGTAGCGGTGGTAGCGGGATTGGTGACTTGTAACAAAAACCAATTCATCCAGAATGTTTTTTAAATAATTGAAAGTAAATCACAATGTACTGTAAATGTAGGCAAATGTGTGCCTAAAACGTTTGGAACGATTTAATATTTCTTAAAAGTTTGCTAATTGAATTACCTGATACTCAAAACATAAGCCAACTAAAAGTTAATTCTGGCCTAAGTTCTGGCCTCCTCTGTTATTCGTTTGCTGCTGCATCATGGCCATGATCTGTTGCATATTGCGCTGCATGCTTTCACTGCTGCCATCGAGGAAGATGACGTTGCCTTTACCCACTTCAGCAAAATTCTTGATGGCTTCCGTCCACATACTGAACAGGATCACATTGGTATCGAGGTTAGCCTGTTTCATTTGCTCTGCCGCCTGGCTCATCCCACGCGCTACCTCTTCCCGGAACAACGCTACCCCCTGACCGCGTAACTGAGCGGCAGTACGTTCAGCCTCAGCCGCAATTTTAATGGCATTACCTTCTGCCTCGGCCGATTTTGTTTTAGTGATCAACAGGGCCTGGCCTTCGTTTTCGGCTGCCGCCTTCAGGTTATTACTGG
The Niastella koreensis GR20-10 genome window above contains:
- a CDS encoding MotA/TolQ/ExbB proton channel family protein, producing the protein MNWFLLQVTNPATTATADSLQKAATAGAPQGEHTMNVMDMLSNGGPIMIPLGLLFVLAVFFFFERLIAISKASKIDPNFMYIIRDNIFSGNVSAARSLAKNTPNPVARIIDKGLQRIGKPIEAIEKSMENVGKLEVYKMERNLSVLSLVYGIAPMFGFLGTIFGMLQLFYNINASGEFTPAQIAGGIYTKMITSASGLIIGLLAYVGYNFLNAQIDKTVNRMEAASAEFIDILQEPTR
- a CDS encoding ExbD/TolR family protein, which gives rise to MNLRRRLKGHPELHAGALNDILFILLFFFLIVSTLANPNVIKLSQPKAKSDTKAKQTVIVNIKPTGEYIINGKQITIEEMKAFMQPYVMKDSSQATIAINADKTVPLEDVVAVMRVARELGARSTLLVDTKVK